A section of the Festucalex cinctus isolate MCC-2025b chromosome 7, RoL_Fcin_1.0, whole genome shotgun sequence genome encodes:
- the has2 gene encoding hyaluronan synthase 2 encodes MCGQRVLTYLRIFGTTMFGVSLLVGISTAYIMGYQFFTTAHNHLSFGLYGAILVIHLFIQSIFALLEHRNMRRSLETPIKLNKSLALCIAAYQEDPNYLRKCLVSVKRLTYPGIKVILVVDGNSEDDLYMMEIFREIMGWDDVVTYVWRSNFHSRGPEETDESYAESIQQVSRLVLNNKCVCIMQKWGGKREVMYTAFKALGRSVDYVQVCDSDTMLDPASSVEMVKVLEEDPMVGGVGGDVQILNKYESWISFLSSVRYWMAFNVERACQSYFGCVQCISGPLGMYRNALLHEFLEDWYNQTFMGSHCSFGDDRHLTNRVLSLGYATKYTARSKCLTETPITYLRWLNQQTRWSKSYFREWLYNSMWFHKHHLWMTYEAVITGFFPFFLIATAIQLFYQGRLWNILLFLLIVQAVALIKSTFASCLRGNIVMVFMSFYSVLYMSSLLPAKMFAIATINKSGWGTSGRKTIVVNFIGLIPISVWFTILFIGFIYTTILQSKKSFPESEMIILIVGAIVYASYWVILLTLYAVLINKCGKRKKEAHYDMVLDV; translated from the exons ATGTGCGGCCAACGAGTCCTCACCTATCTGCGGATATTTGGGACTACAATGTTTGGTGTTTCACTCCTGGTGGGCATCTCTACAGCATACATCATGGGCTACCAGTTCTTCACCACAGCCCACAATCATCTGTCCTTTGGATTGTATGGAGCTATCTTGGTTATCCATCTCTTTATCCAGAGCATCTTTGCACTCTTAGAACACCGTAATATGAGGCGGTCCTTAGAGACACCAATTAAACTGAATAAATCTTTAGCGCTATGCATTGCAGCATATCAAGAGGATCCAAACTACCTGAGGAAATGTCTAGTGTCAGTAAAGAGGCTGACGTACCCTGGAATCAAAGTCATCTTGGTGGTCGACGGGAACTCCGAAGACGACTTGTATATGATGGAAATTTTCAGAGAAATCATGGGATGGGACGATGTCGTCACATATGTGTGGAGGAGTAACTTTCACAGCAGGGGACCGGAGGAGACAGACGAGAGCTATGCTGAGAGCATTCAGCAAGTCTCAAGGCTGGTCCTAAACAACAAGTGTGTGTGTATCATGCAGAAGTGGGGAGGCAAGAGAGAAGTCATGTACACAGCCTTTAAAGCACTTGGTAGGAGCGTTGACTATGTCCAG GTGTGCGACTCTGACACCATGCTGGATCCAGCATCATCGGTGGAAATGGTCAAGGTTCTTGAGGAGGACCCCATGGTGGGTGGTGTTGGAGGAGATGTGCAG ATTCTAAACAAATATGAGTCGTGGATCTCCTTCCTGAGTAGTGTGCGATACTGGATGGCCTTCAACGTGGAGAGGGCTTGCCAGTCCTACTTTGGCTGTGTGCAGTGTATCAGTGGACCTTTAGGAATGTACCGAAACGCACTCCTGCATGAGTTCCTTGAGGACTGGTACAATCAGACCTTCATGGGATCCCACTGCAGTTTTGGGGATGACCGCCATCTTACGAACAGAGTTCTGAGTCTTGGGTATGCAACCAAGTACACTGCACGGTCCAAGTGCCTAACAGAGACACCAATTACATACTTGCGGTGGCTCAATCAGCAGACTAGATGGAGTAAGTCGTATTTCCGAGAATGGCTCTACAACTCCATGTGGTTCCACAAACATCATCTTTGGATGACCTATGAGGCTGTGATTACTGGGTTCTTCCCATTTTTTCTCATCGCAACTGCGATCCAACTCTTCTACCAAGGAAGGCTTTGGAATATTTTGTTGTTCCTTCTTATTGTCCAGGCAGTGGCACTGATCAAGTCGACATTCGCCAGCTGCCTCAGAGGCAACATTGTGATGGTGTTTATGTCCTTTTATTCCGTACTGTACATGTCAAGCCTGTTGCCAGCCAAAATGTTTGCAATAGCAACAATCAACAAATCTGGATGGGGGACCTCTGGGAGGAAGACAATAGTGGTGAACTTCATTGGTCTCATTCCAATATCGGTGTGGTTCACCATCCTCTTCATTGGGTTCATTTACACTACAATCCTGCAGAGTAAAAAATCTTTTCCTGAATCAGAAATGATCATTCTGATCGTTGGGGCGATCGTCTATGCCAGTTATTGGGTGATACTGTTGACTTTGTATGCAGTGCTCATAAACAAGTGTGGTAAAAGGAAGAAGGAAGCACACtatgacatggtgctggacgTTTGA